TAGTCGGTAACACCGCGAAGACGTATTTTAGATCGGCTCGGGAAAAAAAAGCCAAATGGAAGGTCGGCGTATACGCTGTCGAAGGAATTCCCAACTTCGACGAATCTCTGGACGATTCCCTTTTGGATCGACAATTGAAATTGATCTACGTAGATAAGCCGGAATTGCGGGCCTTGGATAAGAAAATAAGTCTGTTGGACGGAGGAAACCTCCAAGCGGCTCCGATTTCCCAGCCGCCAGAAATATTACTATCCTCTAATTTAGGAGAAAATTATTCGGATAAAGTGGCCGAGGTGAGTACTAAATCGGCAAAATCCAACGGATTGCCTCTCGAGTTTTCCACGGAGGATTCCAATGAAGGTGAGCTTCAAATATTGATCTTCCTTCAAAATGATCCGCCCGTCTTCACTAAGGCCGGAATAGAACCGGATTCCAAAGAAGGGCATCGGAGATTGGACGCTTCCATTCGCGTCAGTATGTCCGTCCATGATAAAGAGAAAGGTCCCGGAATCGAATCCTTTCGCTGTCAAAAACGATTTTTAGCTAAGTATCCGAGCGATTGGTTTATTATAGATTGGTATTTTTCTCCGGGAAAAACTTCTTTCGTTGAAAGTCTGGTGGAGAAAGGAATTCCGATCAGGGAAAACGTTTCGAAACCTAGCTCGGAAGTATTTTCCGTAAAACGTGCGCTGGACGAATGTTGGAAGGAATTAGCGAAAGAAATTCGCTGATCGGATTTTTTATCGGAGTTCGGATCGTACGTCGTTCGATTGCATACCATCCGAACCCGATCGATCCGAGAAAGATATTACAATCTCCAGTGCGAAGGGCGGCCGAGATTATGATATCGACTTCCCGGAACGAAGAATGGGTTATGGCCGGAACTGCGAGATCCTTGATTATAGGAATTCATGGTTTGGTTCCCATAATAATTTCCATACCGATACGGATAATAGGATCGATTACAGGAATATCTAACGTTTCCGCTACAGTTATTCGTGCTTTGACCGTATGCTCCGTCGTACTGGTTCGGAAAAGTGGCGCATTCGCTTAGGAAAAGAAGCGCTAATCCGATTCCAGTCAGTCGGATTAAAGTCGTAACTAAGGAGAGTTTCATGGGATTGCCTCCTGACTCTGATCGGTAAGACCATCCCATTCGTAATTTTATTTCCTAAATTACGAAAAGTTTTCGCTATCCGAATAGAGAATCGCTTTTCTGAATCTCCTGCAGGGCGGAATAGACTTCCGAAGCCTTATAAGGCTTGTCTAAAAAAGCCTTGATTCCTTTCATTCGTAAAATTTCTTTTTTGTCTTTTTCAAGGTTTCCTGAAGTGACGATAATATTCACTTTCGGATTAAATTGGAAGAGCAGATCGATTAACGTTTCTCCCCCCATTCCCGGCATACCTAAATCCGTGATGATTACGTCGAATTTTTCGGGGGCTTCCTTATAAAAAGCGAGAGCTCCTTCTCCGGTTTTTCGACTCCAAACATTCGAGCCGGAGAGCGTTATTATTTCCTGAAGAACTTCCAGGACCAGTTCTTCGTCGTCTACTATTAGGACATTAAGATTTATCTTTTTTGAATGATCTTCGTCTTTTCGGATCGCGTTAACGGTCGTTCTAATAGCGGGAAAAAAGAGGGAAAATTTCGTTCCTTTTTCCGGCTCCGATTCCAGGTCGATAAATCCCGAATGTTCCGTTATGATCCCTCTTACGATCGATAGTCCGAGCCCTGTCCCGTTGTTTCCCTTCGTCGTAAAAAAAGGTTCGAAAATTCTTTCCTTATTTTCCGCGGTCATACCGACTCCGGTGTCGGTAATATCGACTTCGATATAAGTATCCGCATTCGCTTCCGGAAATTTGGATCGGAGCATTTTCCCGTCTATGATTCCACCTCCCACGTAAACGCTTCCTCCGTTTGGCATCGCATCCTTTGCATTCAGTACGAGATTGAGAACCGCCTGATGCAAATGGCCGGAGTCGCCCAAAATGATTCCGTTGAGAGAATGGAAATCGGTTTCAAGGCGAATATTTTTCGGGAGGGAAAACCGCATCATATCCGTGACTTCTTTTAACAAAGGAGCGATTGAAATGGGTTTCATTTCAGTCGAACCCGGGCTCGCGAATAATAGAAGTTGTTTCGTAATCGCTTTTCCGCGCTCGGAAGCGTCTATAATTCGATTGACGTGTTTCTTGAGAGAAGGCTCCGATTTACAAATCTGTCGAATTACCTCCGCCGTTCCGAGAATCATCGTGAGCAAGTTGTTGAAATCGTGGGCGATTCCCCCCGCCAGCAAGCCGATACTTTCCATTTTCTGCGCTTGCCTAAGGGCGCGTTCTGCAGCCGTTCGCTCGGAAATGTCCCTAACGATTCCCTGCAAATGTCCGGAATCCAGGTAACGTGCACTGATTTCGACGGAAATTAATTTCTTATCCTTTCTGATCAGTTTACGTTCCAATATCATCGATTTGCGATCCTGAAGATTGAATCCTCTTAAAGGCGTGGCCGCGAGATCCTCCGGTTGGATGAGATCTTTTATATTCAGCGTCAGTAATTCTTCTCTAGTATAACCGAGCATTTTACTCCCGCTCGGATTGATTTCCAGAAGCTTGCCGTCGGTGTTAGCGACAAAAATTCCGTCGGACGCATTTTCGACCAGGTCCCTATACTTGCTTTCACTCTTGGTTCTTCCTTCCTCGAACGTTTGATACTGTATAGCTAAGCGTACAATATAGGCGGCAAAGAAAATTAATCGCAAGTCTCGATCTTCGGGCTTACGAACTTTCTTATAGTAGATTGCGAAAGTACCTAAAACGTCTCCGTTGGGAGAATAGATGGGTTGAGACCAGCAAGCTCTCAATCCGTAATTAATCGCTAAGGATTTATAATCTTTCCATAATGGATCTGTGAGAATGTCCTCAACGACGACTAACTTACCTTTATAGGCGGAAGTCCCGCAGGAACCTGCCCTAGGGCCGATTTTAATTCCTTCCAAGGATCTTAGATAAACCTCCGGGAGGCTGGGCGAGATTCCGGTCTCGATCCGATCCCCTTTTTTGTTTAGTAGCATGATCGAGGTCCGCATTTCGGGCGAGAATTTTTCGATCGTCGTAAGTAATTTATTTACTAGGGAATGCAACGGCGTAGATCGAGGAAGTTCATCGAATAGAATTTGCAGTAGCTCTTCGGCTCTTTTTCTCTCTTGTGCTGCTCTTCTTAATTCGGAGCGACCGGAAGGTCCCGTTTTCTCCCGATGCAGATAGGACGATAGGGCCGTAGCCGATATAAATCCCAAAATCAGGAAAATAATCGCAAAGCAGGTGAGTTGCAAGGGTGATGAAATTCCGTTTTGGAATGAATACTTGGAATTATGCAGCAGAAAGAAAGAAATAACTAGTAAAAAAAAGTCGCTACTACTATTCTCGTACTGGATCGATTCATCAAGAATACAGTAACATAGACGCGGTGCCAACGCAATAGTGATCGTGAAAATTATTGATGAATGTTCGACCCTAGAACGGAATAGAAGGATTAGATCGCGCTATGCTTTCGGGGAAGAGGCCCTGAATCGAGACCGTGTACGGGTCTATGCGGATAATCGATCTGTCGACGAACATCGTGTTAAACGAATATTTCAGCCGATATTTGGAATATTTCCGCAAGCTTACGGGCTAAATTCTTTCCGATCGTCAATTTACCTTTTTCGATGGATGTCACGTATTCTACTTCTACGCCCCCTAATTTCTCCGCTAAATCTTTACGTGAATATCCGTGTATTTTTCGTAAAATGCGCACAACAATCCCCGGTTTCCAACTTGCCGTATCTCGGCTAAATCTAGTCGAATTGTTTTCTTCCCACTCGAGCAATTCTTCGTTTTCCATATTACTCTGCCCTCCCGATTCAGTATTATTTAACTCGCTTAGGTCCAAAGCGTATTACAGATTCGCTACATTCGGATATGAATTCTTAGCTTCCATTAACCGATTCGTTCCTGTTCCTTTATCGTTCGTTCCGGTATCGGAATTCGTATCAGAAAAACGTTGATTTCGCGATATGGACCGCGACTTGATTGAATGAAGGAACTCTTCGAAAGAATTCGCTCTCTTTTGCTCGGAACCTGAATCTGGAATTGGTGCAATAAAATGAATTTGTATATTCGAATCGGCGCGGTATTATCGTTTTTGTTGTTTCTATCGTGTAATAATAATACGAACAACTTGTATGGGACGGGAAAAAACAATCATAACAAGGATAATAATTGTAAGGCAGCTTCCGCGTTGTATCTTGCCTGCCTAAATGCGAACGGCGGAGCGGCCTATGCCGCGAATTGCAACACTCAATATCTCGTAGTTTTGGGAGCCTGTAGCGGAGGCTCCGGTTCAGGCGGTGGAGGAGGAGGCGGATACTAAGATCCGCTTTTTACTCGGCAGAGTTTTTGATTTCGACTCCCCATTCTTTGAGATTCTTAAGAACGAATTGCAAAAGAATTTCCTGATTTTTTCTAGAGTCGGTGGCTACGGAAAGAGGAGCGCCGAATTTCATGTGTATCATTCGATTCCTGACTAGACTGCCGATATCCTTGAGTAATTTCCCGTTTTCCCAAAAGTCCGTTTTGACGGCAAAGGGAACGATCGGAACTCCGGCCCTTGATGCCAGTTTTACCGCAATCGAGTTAAATTCACTCGGATCGAAAGTCCTAGTTCGAGTACTTTGCGGGAATACGACGATCGAAGTTCCTCCCTTGAGGATGGCGGTTCCTTCCTCCAATACTTTCACAAGATCCTCGCGCGGATTCGTCCGCCCGACCGCTATAGGATTTCGAGATCGCATGATCGGACCGAAAACCTTCCCGTTCACAAGACTTTCCTTAACAACGTAGGTTACGGGACGATGCGCCACTAAGAAGTAAGGAAAGACGAAAGTTTCCAAGACGCTCATATGATTTCCCGCAAAGACGACCGGGCCTTGAGGAGAGATGACGTGTTCGAGTCCTTCGATTTTAAACTTTCCTTCGCATCCTTCGATAACATCCAAGATTCGTCCGGAAGATTCCAACCAAACTTCG
The Leptospira inadai serovar Lyme str. 10 genome window above contains:
- a CDS encoding ATP-binding protein, whose amino-acid sequence is MAPRLCYCILDESIQYENSSSDFFLLVISFFLLHNSKYSFQNGISSPLQLTCFAIIFLILGFISATALSSYLHREKTGPSGRSELRRAAQERKRAEELLQILFDELPRSTPLHSLVNKLLTTIEKFSPEMRTSIMLLNKKGDRIETGISPSLPEVYLRSLEGIKIGPRAGSCGTSAYKGKLVVVEDILTDPLWKDYKSLAINYGLRACWSQPIYSPNGDVLGTFAIYYKKVRKPEDRDLRLIFFAAYIVRLAIQYQTFEEGRTKSESKYRDLVENASDGIFVANTDGKLLEINPSGSKMLGYTREELLTLNIKDLIQPEDLAATPLRGFNLQDRKSMILERKLIRKDKKLISVEISARYLDSGHLQGIVRDISERTAAERALRQAQKMESIGLLAGGIAHDFNNLLTMILGTAEVIRQICKSEPSLKKHVNRIIDASERGKAITKQLLLFASPGSTEMKPISIAPLLKEVTDMMRFSLPKNIRLETDFHSLNGIILGDSGHLHQAVLNLVLNAKDAMPNGGSVYVGGGIIDGKMLRSKFPEANADTYIEVDITDTGVGMTAENKERIFEPFFTTKGNNGTGLGLSIVRGIITEHSGFIDLESEPEKGTKFSLFFPAIRTTVNAIRKDEDHSKKINLNVLIVDDEELVLEVLQEIITLSGSNVWSRKTGEGALAFYKEAPEKFDVIITDLGMPGMGGETLIDLLFQFNPKVNIIVTSGNLEKDKKEILRMKGIKAFLDKPYKASEVYSALQEIQKSDSLFG
- a CDS encoding lysophospholipid acyltransferase family protein; the protein is MKPTLSLEARIKKPILTIPDEAVRSGVFHLNRDTLGSPIRLREGVTIQYDTPSDRKRSLLDRVLLRSDLAFLIGYFREIFASRKLCLKNLYTDEVWLESSGRILDVIEGCEGKFKIEGLEHVISPQGPVVFAGNHMSVLETFVFPYFLVAHRPVTYVVKESLVNGKVFGPIMRSRNPIAVGRTNPREDLVKVLEEGTAILKGGTSIVVFPQSTRTRTFDPSEFNSIAVKLASRAGVPIVPFAVKTDFWENGKLLKDIGSLVRNRMIHMKFGAPLSVATDSRKNQEILLQFVLKNLKEWGVEIKNSAE
- a CDS encoding helix-turn-helix transcriptional regulator, which codes for MENEELLEWEENNSTRFSRDTASWKPGIVVRILRKIHGYSRKDLAEKLGGVEVEYVTSIEKGKLTIGKNLARKLAEIFQISAEIFV